AAGTTATTcaggaggtttttttttaaataatatcaaaGTTGATCGAACTGCGTCAGGAAGTTTTTAGTGAGCACCCACACTAACATAACCAAACCTGTAGCTTAGGGGTGTCGATTTACTTAAAGAAGACTAACTTTTTGTTTGCATTAGAACTACAAACTTTGTACGGTTGTTCTTGGTTCTAAACATTTGCGTTAAAGTTTctgccatttttatttttattttattatattacctttgtagacagacaaacatatggcccacctgatggtgagcggttaccgtcccCATCGACCGTCACTCACCGTCGTGAAGATCGCTTGCCGAAtgaccatgacggaaaccgtactgtcggtaactgatcagctggcgatcctcaagatactacAGGAGTTGCATATGTATttttcgctccatcaccttggaaagcaaggaagttattgCTAGGGCTATAACTCTGTAGGTCCGACTAGTTACCCTTCTTGAGGATAGTGAAAAttggcagtcttccatgaagacagAATCCTCTTAGTGCTATAATAAATGCGATGCATATACGatacgcgttagcgcaggtgtcagcacAGGGGATCACTGTGGGGATGCAATCTGATCTACTCAACTTATGGTCGTCCAGAAGCCGGAGCTTCTTTCTGCCTGACTGCAAACTCTgtgaagcagatctccggcagagAGCTATCACACACGGGGATGTTCAGAGGCGTGGCACTCCCGTCTTCCATAGTAGAGTTCGAGGCGAAAAGTTCTCTCTCTtagcactatgggccagactgtcatcggatttgtgcagtggtgggagactagactgGCAAAAGTTTTCTTCTGCAGACTGGGCAAGCGACCAAAAAGTACAGTTCCCGGAGGAATAGCTCCTTAGCCGCTCGTCTTAGAAATTCTGGAATCTGCTGACTTATACCGACCACCACACTATATCCGGCTAggtcggtggtcagcagaaggtccagcagagaaggctcgtgcccctcaaaatctgggacacgggtgggctatGTCACCAGCTCAATCGGTCTACAACAAAAGGTGCGCTTTTTTTTCCCACCtctgctaatagccttgagaggctatttcagcttcaccctaacatgtaggtgagctcacggggctcaaaccggagtgttgttagcacggctctagctagagcagtgcttcgcagaatctaccaccggatcggaaacgcgacccactgagaagatccggcgagaaactcagtgggctgtgtctatagtttaattcgctcgtcgagcccttcgtcgcaagcaacggggtcgacgaggacggtgaccagtgcttgtggtacttaaaagcaccgttaatggatcggaaggatccgtaatgacgtgttttgggcgacgtcgactatttaccattcggtctacaggatcgggtatgtaattctcagcggccacgacaagaaagttatcatgtcgtgccgccttctcaaagtggcgcaattatgccgactgtagatacttactgactgaatcaagctccaggtcatcaagGAGATCCACGTTCCGAAGGTGCGCGAGTCATTTCAATTAGtttattcgttttatttatatttgtatctGCGTTTTGTTAGTTTTGCAGGTTTGTGTGATTTAAAACAAGTTTCTTTTTTCATCTTATGAAACCCTAGAATAGATACTCATACAGTgatattttatttccaaaaattaaattcgtgtccaaaaatttcaaaagcaatggataaagattaaaatttcaCCTAAATTTCATTAAAGCCAAAGTGTTTTTACGTGAATTAACTTAAGATATAATCAAGAAAGTCAAGAAGTTCAAGTAAATTCCATTTCGATCTGAAATATTAATTGTTCAAATGTTACTTTAGTATTTTAAGTAAGTAGGTAACGTTTGTCTTAGCACTTTTAAAGTTTCTTTAAAGTTTCCTAACTAATTATGAAAGATACtattaaacatattaattaaaaaagaaaacaatctaAATTCACAAACGTAATTAAGTATAAACAATTATTCGTTCACATTCCTATTAAGTCCACACAATTAAATGCTACACTTGACCGTGCGACTGGTCAATCAGTCGCCTCTCACAGAAAGCCTGTATACCGTTGCTTAAcctagttttgttttaaaatatttttttgttctagATGCACGGCCGAACTTACAGTTTATTTAGTGTTATAATTAACAAACACATCACATCTTAAATCACTCTGCACAGCATGAGTACGAACTCCTTATCGTATTATACGTCAGTCTTATTCTTCAAATAGTTCCGAATTACCGTTTTCCGCATATATTAGTCAGGTCTTACCATCAGAAATTTATAGATATACGGAACGCTAATTACTAAAATAAGTAGCGTTAGTTACCAAAATACACACCGCCACGTAATTATCACCACCCAATGCTGTATGAATATGCTAATTTGAAAACCAAAAAGTATGGCTACAATCCATTCTTTTGGACCAAATTTCTTATGAGATGCCCGTATACCTGAACTaaaggggcgcgcgggataTACACTTAGGGCATGAGAATTCCCCCCCCCCCTCCCCTTACCAAGGTAACCGCAGATGGAAGTCAGTGCTTCAAAAAACCCAGTCAACGACCCCTTTGTACTTTTCGTCCGACCGGTTCAGCTCCGCTCGGTACAGACCCGGCAGCGGATAATTGAAATCCTAAATTAACATTCGAATttcaagatatatttttttgcttagatgagtggacgatctcgtagcccacctggtgttaaatggtttccagtaaccatttaacaccaggtccgcccatagacatctacaacgtaaatgcgccacccaccttgagatataagttctaaggtctcagtaaagttagttacaatggctgccccacccttcaaaccgaaacgcattactgcttcacgacagaaataggcagggtggtggtacctatccgtgcgaactcacaagaggtcctaccacctaccacTAATGGAATAGTAGTAGGTAAAAGTGGTACAGTTTAATTATTCTCACGGCTAACGTATGTAAATGATTCAAACTTTCACATACCAATCTGTGCAGAAAATTAGTAGCATCTTCTTATCTTTTAGTCATCGTCATTATTGACATTGTAAATAAGTAAACATAAGTTAAGATTTCAAATAGGAATGTCGTGATCGAAGACATCATTATAAAGTCTACAGGAGCAAAGtggatttttatttgtaaaacacacaaatgaatattaattttattagtgacAAAAAATTTACATAGGAATAACAGTAagaaacgtaaataaataatatacatacataattaaaatatgttacGCTCTACGCAATACTCGCGCGAATATACCAACGACCTGAAATGTTAAAGGTTAAAATATAACTTTCAAATTGCTCTAAATTAAACAAAGGGATGTACAATACTGGTTTGTGAATAAAATGACGTGCTTTAAATAATCCTGCCTTCTCTGTTCACAGCTTGGTGTCATTTTGCTGCTGGTGCTCAATAAACATAGTCTGGTTTtccgttttattttaaaataaattgatgcATAAAAATAAGTCCCGCTATACCTGATATTTTGTTCATATCTGTTTGGGCACACGAGATGTCGTACCTACGTTTTGTAGTAAGCGTTCTTGCAAtgaactatatatttttatgtgccGGACAAAATTTATTAGAGAGAAGGCGTGAAGTAAGCAGTGAgttatttcttttttcattttagCTATTCTATTTATTACCTGTGTTGGCTTTCATTTAGGCATACCTGTATTTAGACTTAATGTTAgagtttaaaattacaattcgaAATATTCCAAATCGAAAATTAAGATCACAAAAACActgatttatgtattttttataaattaatatattatactaaaaaaaacaccCAAACCCCAAAATATCTAAAATTCATTGTCAAATCTCAATTTGCTGAtgaatagatttaataatacCAGTGATTTATTACGATATTACTAttatcttttaataataaaacttaatcgAAATTTACAGGGTCACCATAAAAATCTACTCTCAATTAAATTATTCCACTGGTTTTACGAGTTATTGATATCTGATGAGAACGTTCGGAAATTCGAAACCTGCTGCTGACATCTTTATTGCCTTACCAATTAAATCTTAATGTCACTGAACTAAcatcagcaaaaaaaaatctgaattaGGGTTTTCTTCTATAATAGTGGTAAACTAGGTTTGGATTTACTGTCATTAGGATATTTTGAAATGACGGtagtatttaaattgaaatagggAATTTATTTTTCCCCTACTTAAGTATTTgttgatagcctaaggggctactATACGCTGTGACTGGTAGGTGCGCAAATTTAATATAGAGATAACAAGCTAAACAAGAAGAGAATATTTTGTGAGACAAAAATGTCCAGAATAAACTTTTTCAAACAAATAATTCGTTCTATCTTCtcaatctaatttttttatttaatcatttcaTTAGTAGATCAGTAAGTTTAatgaaatcaatttaaaaaaaatatatgtttttatttcactgtTGTATTCAAAACCCCGCAATGTGTTTCTATTatacatagttttatttttaattcaattcggCTTCGTGGCCTTAAAATCTGTAGGTACGTATAGAACTCTAGATGACCCTTTCCACATGTAGGTACCATGAAGTATATAAAAAGACTTCGAAAGggcattaaagtttttttttaaagaccttGAAATAATACAAGCGTCTTAAACCCAGGGCCGGTTTTAAAATCGAGGTTCGTTAAGAAGAACGGatgcaatgaataaaaaattgccttcttttttttcttacctaagatatagccttgagaagcttaTCTTTGTTTTATTCAAGAAGCTACTGAGCCTTCCGTTACCTCGAATTCATTTGAAAATGACATGTCATGTTATTCAGAAATAAATCTATGCGTGAATAATGTGTGGAAGTTTTAGTCTTAGGCCCTTTTCGGTTATATTGAGCAATCTCAcatgaaacataaaatataagtagACAGGTATCGGGCACCGGATGTGTTGAATAAATCTAATATTCTGAATCTGTTGGGTCAACATTAAATATTCACATTgtttatttagaattatttacaaaaaaggtTCAAATTCGTTTTAGTATTACTAGATGCATGCCCGTAAACTTATTTATTCCGGGATTTGTATTGTTTAAGGACATATTATCACAATGAACACTgtgaaatatttaaacttattgGTGAATCTTTCCTTAATTAATTACATAGTGTTAAATTTGTAGTAAAGTAGGATTTAAATGTTCGTCAGATCAAAGAGAACgaaaagttaaaacaaaattatcattatattgATCGCTTAAGGttgtatgtataaaatttagatttatttttatatcttcacACAATTTTTAAGCCTACTGCTCAGTCAATATTTTCAAAGAGgtctgtactcgtcgaactcgacaaagagttcgccgtgcaacctaacccatgaatcagctcgctgagtttctcgccggatcttctcagcgggtcgcgattccgatccggtagtagattcattcgcgaagcaattgctcttgagttgttaggtctccttcggaggcgctcgagcagttgttagctaatcccgcccctcttggctgagcctttgctcgcccacctgtcctggtgaaactggaaaggccttcgggccaccagtaaactatcaaTGATAAAGTATTTTACCACACGAGGCtcacactaaaataaaaatagaacttTTACCCTTAAAAAAATTTCTGCACAAATATGGTAGTTGCGACCGACCATTTCTTTCGACGGAAACTGTTCGTCAGTAGGTGGGCCTGTTTTTGAATGCAATTTTTCATGATTTTTTATGAATGCAAagtcatattaaattattttattttagctaCAACAACACCTATTCCCTTTCCGCCATGTCGGGCCGATGACATCGACTGCCTGCGGCGTGGTTTGAGAACATTCTTCAACCTCATGGATTCAGGTCATTACGGAATGACGCCCGTGGACCCGATTTACATAAACAGTGTCGCCATCGCGTTACCCGAGCAGCAACTATCCTTCTTATTGAGGAAAGTCATTGTTACCGGTATCAGTTGGACCAAACTGGTCGATAAAAGGTAATTTTTTAATCCTTTTTAATCTTTAACTTTGCCTTATTTATGTTTATAGGTAATCGCATTGGTTAAAAGAAGTCACTAAAGACAAATGTTACTTAATTACGAGTACCTATAATTATTATCTGTCCGGTTTCTATAAATGTCAATATTCAGTATGAAATGTTTACTAAATAACAAATACTAGTAGTcgcgcggtagtcgaaattcgactataattaattgaaattataagtttgtacactattatgattctattttaaaagactattatacttctataatcacaaatttcgccaagaaaaaactaaagaaaaataataataaaaacaaacaatatttaattttaatctattctcaatttgaccacagaagtcaagaacaaaagtttgacagtaaataaatagtatgcatgagtgtgtgcgtcaaatacatggtagtgtgatacatgataattttaaaaaatattaacattctgcactcctatataatttctctataagtgtgggaaatttcatactcctccgtccgcgcaattttcgtaaaaagggttcaaagtttttccttcacgtattaacatataGATTCTATGCTCTACGTGACATTAAGGTTCAacatcttaattaaaaatacatgatATACTACTATTGTTTCATAAACTTTAACAAGGGGGGTGTAACTCAGTGGTAGAGTGTCTGCTTCGCATGCTGAAAGTCCTGGGTTCAAATCCCAGCACCTCCAAACTTTCATTTACAACCTTTTGTAAGCGCAAGAAGtcaaaattttatacattttaccaACGAATTCCTACTTTTTACGAACTAAATTTCAATATACCTAGCTATTCTAAGCCAGTTCTAAATTCTAGtattgatataaaatatttgattatttttctaaaaacaTAACTAgcttatttattcaaatttattccgCCTGAATTCTTGGAAGAAAGCTTGTATACAAAAATACGGATAAAACAAAAGTGTGTGCGACCAAGCGACAATGCAAACCCCATTGTTCATGGAAAATACAGGGCGAACAGACGTGAGAGAATTTATTTTTGCACATATATCACAGGCAAGCGGTGACTCGAATAACAGACACTGTAAAAATAACCTGAAATGAATGTTATGGCTTATTTTCAGGTTAGGAACACCCACAGAGTAAATGTTATGTTAACGTTAgtttatacataggtacataaaTTGGTATTTATGGACTGAGGCTCACTGTCCACATTAATTAATTGTCACGCATTTCAAAAATCACCTTCATGTCTGAATGTTATTGTTGATGGCATTTATGATCTTTGTGGGCTCGGAGAACAAAATGCCGTTACTTGTTAACAGAGCCATATTTCCTCAAAATGTACTGCATACATACGTAATTTTAATACCGGCGGCTGTTCGCCCCACTCAAAACATGGACACATGTGACTTATCCTTgaggccatgacgactttaaCAAAACCCTCTACAAGTAATAGCGGTAGTAAGATTTAGTTCTAGCCGTGTCCCACTGTTTTATTTGCGTTAAATTAGtgtttgtttaagttttttttatttagagctatcttcatactcaacaatataaCCCTCTACAGGGCGTTCGAAATGGACATTGAAATATCGTAGCTTAACTTATAGGCTGGGCCGGGGCCCAGCATCGTAGGATACTTGTTTAATTCCGTATTAACGTGTTGCAATTTAAAAGATAAGAAGTGGCTATttctacataattattatggCTGACCTCGCTTCATATAGTAAGCGGTAGTAGGTATTCATTTTGTAGTGACATTGACTCCTGTAGGAAGCGCacgacgattttttttattgcttagatgggtggacgagctcacagcccacctggtgttaagtggttactggaacccatagacatctacaacgtaaatgcgccacccaccttgagatataagttctaaggtctcaagtatagttacaacggctgtcccaaccttcaaacagaaacgcattactgcttcactgtagatataggcggagtggtggtacctacccgcgcggactcacaagaggtcctaccaccacagtCCATGTCTCAATCATCGCTGATGTacatcatattataataatatgtactaacCACTTAATAGCTTAATACCACGCACGGCATCGTAAAATGGTGATGGTACTAAAACTTGTCCATTGCAAAATAGCTTTTAACATTTTCAGATTCCATGAAAACGGAATTAAAAATGGAGTACTCTTTAGTAGCGACTTGCATGTAACCGGAGATCTAGTCATGGCGAAAGCGGATATATACGAACCCTTATTCGCACATATGACCATGGACATCCGTAAGTACTATGTAGAAAATCTACATTCAAGAATAAAATTTCTTAAGATTCTATGAAAAATATGCAAGCCTTTTTTAATGAACTTTACGATAAATTACCTTCAATTCAGCAACTCGTCTGCTTATTTAAGATTGTTAAATACTTCTTACTTAGATCAATCAATGTCTTTGTTTTTGTAGAGGGTGTTCAAACTAACATAACGTATTCGTGGgatgttggaaaaaaaaaagataacgaGTATTACATTTCGTTGGGACAAGAGCGTATCGCAATCAGAAACGGACGTCTACCAACTTTCTTCCTTCAGCCAAGGGGTAAGAACTATTTTTTAAGCTCGTCAGATATCTCTACATTTATGCCAGAATATTTCAGTGTCTAACAGCAAATGTGCTGTTCGTtcgtgcttttttttattgcttaggcgggtggacgagctcgcggcccacctgatgttaagtggttgccagagcccataaacatttataaCGAAAATgccgcacccaccttgagatatgagttctaaggtctcagtatacttataacggctgccccacccccaCTCTTTGTCATTAGATGCTTTTAACTGTAACTCTAGAACGCAAAACAGAAATActcgccaaactcttcgaagcGTTCGACGTAAACGTGACGTAGCTTATTCTCCTAGCCCGGAAGCATTTCTAGCTCCACCTGAACGGGGAAGGCCCAAGCGTCTTCACAAGAAGCCTAACACTTCAAGGTCACCTACTTCCCAATTGAATCTAATGTCGGAATGGAAGCTCGACCCACTGAGTTGATCGAACGAGAAGTTCTGCGGCTGATATTACGTGATTCTTGTCACGTCAGACTCTTTAAAAAGTTCGGTGACCTGTGCTATGACCGCTGCTAGTGCTAGAACTAGAATCGTTCAAAAAAACTGAGAGTGGATCAAGTGGATCCATCAGGCTACCACTGACTGGCTACTGCATAAGCCGGGTCTTGGACATAGTTAGCTGGTGCCATATTAAAGGGAGTCACGAGGGGTGTTCAGAGGAAT
This is a stretch of genomic DNA from Bombyx mori chromosome 23, ASM3026992v2. It encodes these proteins:
- the LOC101735573 gene encoding juvenile hormone-binding protein — translated: MSYLRFVVSVLAMNYIFLCAGQNLLERRREVSTTTTPIPFPPCRADDIDCLRRGLRTFFNLMDSGHYGMTPVDPIYINSVAIALPEQQLSFLLRKVIVTGISWTKLVDKRFHENGIKNGVLFSSDLHVTGDLVMAKADIYEPLFAHMTMDIQGVQTNITYSWDVGKKKDNEYYISLGQERIAIRNGRLPTFFLQPRASADTKIIDKTLQLKTSIVDHFSEEITAAAMRIVMDNIRLFAHTVPVKYYYKLF